The window TTAGATTAATTAAATACGAGAGGTAGCTACCAAAGGTAGGAAGCAAGGAAAATGAGAGgagaaatttgaaagaaaaaattaaataaaattgtgaatCTATCGTATTGGTGTGGTGGCTCGATGGGATGCATAAAATTAACTATGAAATGGGGAGCGATGAGAGTGCGGGACATGGGTGGGTCAAATTTAGAAATTTGGGtgatcattttcttaaaaacttgtATGGAAATAGCTAGGCGAGAAGGATATTCGATTGATAAAGCCAAAGTCTTTAGATTCCTGAAACTCCATGGGTCCGACCTCGTGTTGGTGCATGTATGTGAATGGGCATGTCAGCTTTTGGTTCAGCAAAGGCGTCTCAAACTTGTCCTCATGACTTTCTATTTGACAAAACCACAATCATAGGACCACAATCATAGGGTACGGTGGACAAAAATTTAGGtgagatttgtttttttatctgaAATATAATTAAGTCTGTAATTATATAATCTAATAAATATTCCCGTAAATGTCATTTAATTTACATacaaattaaagtaaaaatatcatttagcacacatttaaaaatgatatgaaGTTAATTCTCTGATCAATGTCTCTCCTGCTGAAGTTTCTTTTATTGCGGGGATTTGAAAAGTATTCATTGAAGGGGTCCATTCTATATATTCTTTCTGTTCTTTTCATAATAATAGTCAAAGCTCACCATTATTCACGGCACGTTGGAAAGTATTCAGCCAATTGGTGGTATGTGTGGAATCACTCCTTTCATTATCAGCGTATTCAGACCGCATCTTTGATCACCAGTCCAGTCCCAATCAGATCTCTCTTCTATTAATTTGACccttttttctaattaaatatgagaaaatttgatTAACTAAATGTGAAACGCCACATACAGCTAGCTTTGGAAAGAAGAGGACAAATTTGACTGTACAGTAGTAAAAAACCTATGAATAAGTGACCTCAATGGAATGTGATTCATAAGGGAGATTCATGGGTGGGGTGATTATTAATCGGGAAGCTACCAGTTGGGTGCAAAAATTGAGGGCTTATGAATTATTCTTTTAAGATTTCGATCATCTTAACGTAGGAAGCCAAAAGGAGGATGGACTGACCAACAATGCGGCCCCGCATTTCTTCTATTCGTGGAcgtgtttatttataattagaaTGTTTCTCCAACTGCCTTTCTATGTGCTTTTTTCCCATTAGAACGTATCATACGGAGCCAGTTGCTTCTTCCAAAGCTTTTCAAATTCAGCTTCACACTGTTTTTAATTTGATAGATACGTTcaacttataaaatatttactaaaattaattttttttaaaaattattttcaaaatatattgtctaatgaaataatttaaaatatgaaaattatcttGAAAGCTTTTCATTACACATAAGTGCATAGTtcgttaataaaaaataaattaaaattttattttatttctaaaaaaaaattaaaaaatattctcagaaattatttttaaaaacattactaGAAAAAGCCAAGGATTTTTTCTTGCAGGAATTACTCAACTTTTAGCTGATCTGTATTGTTAATAATTCTTAAACCAATATTATTAGAACTTTTAATCCATTTCTAATGATTTAAATTACACCCCGGATTTTGGACTTgcatatgaaattaaattagattaGAAATTTACTATAATctaacaataaatatttttcaacaaatGACTTAATTTTCTGACTCCAAGTAGCacacaaattataaaaaatattataaataatcattgtaattaaataaatattgcaCTTTGATTATGAGTCTTCCCTATATATTTGAACCAGTCCAATCCCAATCTACTTTGTTGAATCATTCCCATCCATTAAATATGAGATCTCGAGTTTCCAAGGACGATCATGACCGCATTAAAGTCTGGTTGTTGAAAAAATCAATTGGTTGCTAGCATTGTAAGATACTTCTGATAAAGACATGACTGAGAGGAATTTTCATGGAAGGCATCAAAATACACACAAAGCTACGAAAGTGTGTAACACATTTATTATTAGtataaggtgatgtttgtttttttacttaattctaaatagaaccttaatacttaatagtattaaatattaggttgtttgtttttgtagtattttatttttattaagtattaaaaagtaaaaaaaatcattgtgttattttttctatttaaaaaaagccacatattttggatttttctatttagtaaaaagtttataataagtcatgaaaaagtaaaaaaacaaacaacctaaattctaaaactaaatgattttcagtaaaaagccaaaaaaacaaacaccacctaagtttcAGACTCAGTTTGTATTTTCAGACAATTGATGCGttcttcttttgaaaattcaaGTTTAGTACTttcctttctaaaaaataaagtaataaatcaaattaatgttttaatgatgaaaaaattgaaCTAAACCAAATTTGATTCCATTTAGATGGTCTAATGCAAATTAATTGAGGtcttatgtttaatttatttttaaaagtaattaaaatcaatttgaatttaaacttcaaaatatatttaaaatatctaactcaaagtataaatatatttaaaaattaatttgatcaaTAATATTCTAATAATGAAATACTAACTAGAGTTAtgcaatataaataatatatatatatatatatatatatatatatatatatatatatatataaagcttATAAAATATTGAACAATTATAAGATAACAAGGATGTCTTAATGTCaatttggtttggtttgattgaatggatctttttatttttgatacaTAGCGCCAAAACAAAGCCATGGATggaacttttcttttttcaacgTAGGCGGCAGAAAGTCACCTCGTACGGTTTGAAAAGTAGAAGCAATGGCATCTTTGTAACAACCCTCTCCTGCCTTCTTCAGCTATCCATTGGTGCCATTGATGAAAGGGTACCTCTGCAATTCTACAGACTGCACGGCATTGAAATACAAAAAGCCTCTGTAAGTGGATTGAAGAACTCATCCATCTTacaaattatgaatttaatGGTTGGAAAGGTGACGATAATGGATCCTCCAAGATTGCTTCTCTTCCTTTATCCCTTCCTCATACTTCACCTTCTTGGTGTAACAGTCCTTGCTCAGAAAGACTTCCTTTACCACTTCTGCATAGATAGTGTTGGTAATTACACCGATAACAGCACCTACAAGGCAAACCTCAACACCctcctctcctctctctcttcaAACAACGAAATAGATTATGGTTTTTACAATTTCTCCTACGGCCAGAACTCCGACAAAGTTAACGCAATCGCACTTTGCAGAGGAGACGTAATGACAGACGCGTGCCGGAGTTGTGTCAATAACTCCAGGATTCAACTCACTCAGCTCTGTCCCAACCAGAAGGAGGCAATAGGATGGTACGATGAATGTATGTTGCGATACTCCAATAACCCCATATTCGGAACAGCCCAAACTTCGCCCTCCTTTTACATGTGGAACGTTGAAAACGCCTCCAATGTGGAAGATTTCAATCAGGTTCTGGGAAACCTGATGGCCAGCCTCCGAAGCAAAGCTGCGTCCGGAGATTGGCGTCACAAGTTCGCAACTGGAGAAGCGAATGTTTCGAGTTTCGTAACCATATATGGGCTTATGCAGTGCACTCCTGATTTGCCCGAGTCGTCTTGCCGTGATTGCTTAGAGGGGGCTACCAATGAAATTCCAAAATGTTGTGATAGCAAAAAAGGAGGGAGAGTTGTTAGACCCAGCTGTAATTTGAGATTTGAAACAAGCCGTTTCTACGAGTTTACTGCAGCTAACGCGCCCCCACCAGCAGCAACACCCCCACCTTCTCCTCCCTCAGCTGATCTTGCTCCACCGCCTTTGGCTAATACCACCTCTACACAAGGTACGTATCCCTACCTCCATGCTTGAAATTTAATCGATTCCATGATTGAGTAGATCCTTGATTGTAAAAGTTAGGTATTAATTAGTCTCTATCTCCAAGTTCTAAATCTTATTGAGTTTATGATTCGCTATTCAAATTAAGCAAAATGATTCTACAAAGTGTAGCAAATTGTTGTAGTTGTCACTTGCCGAGTCCTCAACCCTCATTCAAGTCTTCTGTGATCGTCTCGTTCTCCACAgggaagaagagaagtcatagTTTTGCTTCCTGATATTTATAAGGTTAAGGCCAATTTAgaatagtttttgttttttgtcacacctaatttaaaaattacaGCTTGCAGAGAACCATAACttgaaagaataataatattgttaatAAAGATTTCAgattatcttttttaaaattgccCAAGATCCTGAAAAAGTTATTTCACTGTTTAATTCTTTGCCTCAAGTCATTAATGAAATTACACCAAAATCAGGAATCACTTTGTTTAAGAGTACAAAagtttttcactttcttttccaAACAACTTTTCTTCTTGAGTactctataatttttattttatttttttatagtttttcagCAATTCCAAACCCCAGaaactattttttcttaatctCTTATTTGGTTGGATTAGCCCAACTTGGGCACCCATCGAACCCGACAATCCATGGGAGACTCTTCAGTATTGTTGCCTGAATACAAATTAAGaatctcaaaatttttcaaatcaatCATTTTTAGAGGGGAAAATAATAGATccttatgtgaaaaaaaattagaaaaacaatatgttGTATTATTCTTTACTATTTCCGCTGAGAGAAGATTAAGAATTCAATAATTAATGAAGGGATCTCTAATTATGTGGGTTCTGCAGGAAAGAAAAGCAACACCTCCCGGACAGTGGTCCTAATTGTTGTTCCCTCAGTTGTTATTTCTGTAATGCTCATCACCTTCATCTGCTGCTTTTTTAAAAGGAGGCAATCAAGGGAAAGCGTTAGCAGTAAGTTAAACATGCATTATCTTTTGTTGACTTTGCTTCTTGCAATCGAAATCATCATCATCTCGAAAAATGACAAGAGACAACTGTTCTCcaataacaatttaaaaataaaagcacttttcttattttcagcATTTTCAGCAAGAATGATGGGAAGActtatatattagtttttaaagTCACCTTTGGATTAAATTAAAGCTTATGTTTGCAAGGGAAAAAAGAAGTCATATATTTATTCGGTTTccaaagcaaaaaaagaaatgctgaaaatcttctcaaattcttcaaaaacagtAGACTTCCTTTCCCACTTTTGAATGAGATTCACATAGTCATTTCAACCATTCGTTCcatctttcatgatttttttattttttatttttttatgtataattttaaatttttaataataaaattacatctaagaacttaattttaaaacatgaattttttaaatttactttttcccctcttacaaaatatatatatcttaaatatattcataaaatcattCTATCTTGCTTGCTGCATGATACATTacataaaataactataaaaaaaaaaaaaaatacgaaaTCATAATTGTAAAGTATACCACCACTAATGTGGGCAAATGggataaaaagattttaaattaaaaataagttaattattttaacttaattcttaaagttaaaaataagtttaaagttgttataattattttatcaaacatatttaatctattcaataatttaaattaaattattaagttattttaagtcattaaattagtTTACTAAACACCCTTTAAGAATGAGATTTTCTAATGAGGAATAATTAAGTTCTAGCTATTAAATGCAAGATTTTGAGTTGAGTAGAAATGAAAATGCAGCCAAACACTCCGATAAAAGTTCCATTGTACTAGAGATGCACTTACTTCATTACACTTGTCTTGTGAAGCTGAGGATGAAATTTTGAGCGTGGAATCCTTGCAATTCAACCTTGGTCCTATTAGGAATGCAACAAATAACTTTTCTGATTCTAATAAGCTTGGACAAGGAGGATTTGGAGCTGTTTACAAGGTAATTAAACATACcattatatgaaaaaataataacaatctTAACTCAAGCAATTAAATTTCTTTAAGAGTTTATTTTAAGTGTCTTAAATATTATAGTTTGTTATGATATATTTCAGGGTACACTTTCCAATGGACAAGATATAGCTGTGAAAAGGTTGTCCAAGGGTTCTGGACAAGGAGAATTAGAATTCAAGAATGAGGTTTTATTAGTGGCCAAACTTCAACATAGGAATTTGGTTAGACTCCTAGGTTTCTGCTTAGAAGGAATAGAAAGACTTCTCATCTATGAGTTTGTGCCTAATGCAAGTCTCGATCATTTTCTATTCGGTATGTTTTAACTTTTGCccaaattttgtatttaaattgAATCATTTCTTTTGAAATCTTTTAAGTAGAGAATGATCAAGTTAAGTGCATATAGTTCATTCCAATAACATATATTTACAAATATGCAGATCCTATTAAGCGTTCACAATTACATTGGAAAATTCGTTACAAAATTATAGTTGGCATTGCTCGAGGGCTTTTGTATCTCCATGAAGATTCCCGACTTCGAATTATTCATCGTGATCTTAAAGCCAGTAACGTTTTGCTAGATGAAGAAATGAATCCTAAAATTGCAGATTTTGGTATGGCAAGGTTATTTTCATTGGATCAAACTCAAGGTGATACGAGTAGGATTGTGGGAACCTAGTAAGTATTAAAATCTTGCTACAACTAACAATTATGACGACCTTGTATATTTCATTATATCTCCTAATATAATCACGAATTCTATTATCAAAAATGAAATcgatctaattaattaaaatatgcaGTGGATATATGGCTCCAGAATATGCAATGCATGGAAATTTCTCAGTTAAGTCAGACGTCTTTAGTTTTGGTGTGTTGGTTTTGGAAATTATCAGCGGTCAAAAGAACTTTTGTTTCCGCAATGGGGAGAATGTGGAAGACCTTATAAGCTTTGTAAGTATGAATATTTACGGTAAATTAATCATTTCCTAGAAGTATTAGACTAGCTACTAAAGCACACAAAATTGAAAGGCTTAAAAAACTATCTTTGACATTGCATGTATACATTGTCAAATTATTGCAGGCATGGAGAAGTTGGAGGGATGGGTCAGCTTCGAATTTGATAGATCCTTCGGTGAGCTCTGGCTCAAGAAGTGAAATTATGAGATGCATGCATATTGGGTTGTTATGTGTTCAAGAAAATGTAGCTGACAGACCCACAATGGCTTCAGTTGTTCTCATGCTTAGTAGCTACTCTATCACTCTCCCATTACCTTCACAACCTCCGTTTTTTATGCACAGTAGCATGGACACAGAGGCACCCTTGCTGCAGGACTCTGATTCTGGGGCAACTAGATCTTCTGATAATGCTTTGTCCGTCAATGATGCTTCAATTTCTGAGCTCCACCCTCGTTAGTATTGTGGAGATGCAGGTTATATATGTTGAAATGTATCGTATTGGTGTGGTGGCTCGATGGGACGCATAAAATTAACTATGAAATGGGGGGAGATGAGAGTGGGACATGGGTGGGTGAAATTTAGAAATGTGAATGGGCAtttagatttcttaaaaacttctaTGGAAAGAGGCGAGAAGGATATTCGATTGATAAAGCCAAAGTCTTTAGATTCCTGAAACTCCATCGATCCGACCTCGTGTTGGTGCATGTATGTGAATGGGCATGTCAGCTTTTGGTTCAGCAAAGGCGTGTCAAACTTGTCCACATGTATGTAAATAACAACCATTACCTACAGATACGAAGTTCTCAATGTTTCTCCTGTTGAAGTTTCTTGTATTGCGGGGCATTTGAACAGTATTTATTGGAGGGGTCCATTCTTTCTGTTCTTATTTTCGTAATAATAGTCAAATCTGATGAAGTAGGGAGAGGATTATTAACTTTACTTTTCAATtgattaagaatgaatatatatacacaaaacctaaacatacaaaaataggaaataatttacccaaaacataaaaatatgaaataataatagaattagagaattacaacaaaaataggaaactagaattagcccaaaacacaaaaataggaaacaatcctagcattaagaattacaacaaaaatagaaaattacaactaattataagaatttgaaaatagaaaaaaaaaatatgttataataaaTTCTCTAATAAAAGCTCACCATCATACACATAAGGATGACAATGGAGTGAGTTTTTTTAGGTACTTGCCTCTAATGGGACggagtttaattttaataaacgagtttgagaattttttttaaaaaaccaagGTGGGTTCAAGTATTGCCCCACCTCACCTTGCCTTGCCccgattatataaaaaatttaatttaaaattaatttaattcaatttttattttttatttttaatatatagataataataaaataagttaaaaaaaatataataatttaattatttataaaatatatttattttaatatgattaaaaaatttaaaaataatttttttaaaaataattaaaatttttaaaaaaagttaaacggggcggtatgagaatttatcataccTACCCGCTCCatcccgtttaattttttaaatgggtcGGGGATgaaaattgtttcaaataaacGGGACGAGATTGGGATGGGGTGACCCTAGGAATGACAATTTCGCGGGTTTTTCGGGtcacccgccccgccccgccccgcctcGATTAGAACGGGTATGAGAGCATAGAAACGGGGATGGGACGGGttcaggttttaaaaaaaaacccgaaTCGGGTTCGGGGCGGGATCGGGTTTAGTAACAATATGCctcgccccgccccgccccgaatATGAAATTACAAGTTTACCCCCACCTATGAATATTTGCTTCCTATCCTTTCTGGTCTTCCTATCCCGTTTTCTCTCCcgttttaggttttttttctctcgTTTTAAGGTTCTTGTTCCTGGGGTTGTTGATGAGAACACAAGTGATGATGGAGACGGTTGTCCCGAATCACTTGAGACGACCTCATCATACTAGATTGCCTCGACCCCTTTCTGTACCAGTTTCCAGTGTGAAGAAATGGCTTCCGCAAATCCCTTTCATCCTCGTTCTCGTCCCTGAAACTCATCCCTAATCTGCAATCAGCAACTCAAGTGTTCGTCAAAATGCTAAAAGATGGTGTGTTTTGGACAGTTGGAGTACTCAATGCAGAAATCCATCAGATAATCCACCCGAAATTGCCATTTTCTCCATGGGAATCgttttaggtatttttttttggaattttgattttttggttttgggtgtttttttgtCGGTTTCTGGGCAAAAGATGAGAGATTTGAATGTTGATTTGTTTGGTTTAGGgtgttttttttgtcaatttttggGCAAAAGATAAGAAATTTATTGGTGATATTTGGGATTGTCCATATTTGTAATCTGGTGGCAACAAGGTGGTCTTTTTGCtaatttattttcctcattTCAGCATTCTGTAACTCATTGTTTTCACCTGTTTTTGGGCAACCCGGGTCGGAACGGTCGGGGATggaattttgattattatttcaaaatggGGATGAGATTACATACCCCgtcccgttgccattcctaggCGACCCGCCCCATTACCATCCTACATACACGGCGCGGTGGAAAGTATTCTATCAATTGGTGGTATGTGTGGACACACTCCTTTCCCTATCAGCGTATTCAGACCGCGTCTTTGATCACCACTTCAGTCTCAGTCAGATCTTTCTTCTATTAATTGAAGAAAGATATTTTCTTAGAGGAAAAATCTACGAAATTTCTATCCCAATATTTCCATTCATAACTGCGTGGAACCCACGGTACCCACCTGATTTTGGAGTATGTGAATGGGAATTTCGGAATCTTGGTTCAGCAAAATCGGGACAAACATATATAGCTACGTGGGaatatagaaatttttgtttgaCAAAATTGAGGGGAAGTTTTGGTAAGacagttttgattaattaatttgttatttattcaaCTTGGATTCCATATAGCTATTTGAAATTAATACTCGTGACTTTGTTAATAATTcttaaacaaatattattaaagcttttaatctatttctaataatttaaagggataattgtgttttgaaTCTAGTTGGgcaaaaaaattaagttttggtctATATAAATTCACTATTTAAACTCAAGACCTAgagaaagtgtgaaaattgagaataaggatatgaattttttatttttcaaaaaatgatctttattgactatgaaaaaaaaaaagtagaaaaagattaatttaaattttatttcttttgcaaacttcaataaaatttaatataatttagtgatttgaaaaaaagtacactgtttttcaaaaaataaaaataaattattattatttaaaaatcaaatatcttaaaaaatatatatttttaaaattgt of the Vitis vinifera cultivar Pinot Noir 40024 chromosome 10, ASM3070453v1 genome contains:
- the LOC100253602 gene encoding uncharacterized protein LOC100253602, whose product is MAMSYLELTFFLSCLIIQLVPLTVAQSVFLTQYCISERGNYTNNSTYQTDLNSLLTSFSNTQVEYGFYNSSVGEVNGIGLCRGDLTPDTCRSCISNSSQDLRRLCPNYKEAVVYYDRCTLRYSNRSIFGTVDTSYSLALANTQNVSDIDLFTQKRDDLLLDLRGNAASGGLLKKYATGETLADFITIYALVQCTPDLDDQECSDCVADLSKSYSDFLKYKQGGRVMAPSCNFRFETARFYDTLPDAPPPSPANSSPPPNDATAGDGKSNRTRTVVIIVVATVVSVILISCICICIFLRMGKPKDKDETEDEILEVESLQFNLGSIRNATDNFSDSNKLGQGGFGAVYKGTLSNGQDIAVKRLSKGSGQGELEFKNEVLLVAKLQHRNLARLLGFCLEGIERLLIYEFVPNASLDHFLFDPIKCSQLYWERRYKIIVGIARGLLYLHEDSRLRIIHRDLKASNILLDEEMNPKISDFGMARLFSLDQTQGDTKRIVGTYGYMAPEYAMRGNFSVKSDVYSFGVLILEIVSGQKNTSFGDEENMEGLISFAWRSWREGSASNLIDPSMNSGSRSGIMRCIHIGLLCVQENVADRPTMASIVLMLSSYSLTLPLPSQPGFFMHSSTNPETPLLQGSDSGVINASNNVSARVSVNETSITELRPRYAKTKPWMELFFFQRRRQKVTSYGLKSRSNGIFVTTLSCLLQLSIGAIDERVPLQFYRLHGIEIQKASVSGLKNSSILQIMNLMVGKVTIMDPPRLLLFLYPFLILHLLGVTVLAQKDFLYHFCIDSVGNYTDNSTYKANLNTLLSSLSSNNEIDYGFYNFSYGQNSDKVNAIALCRGDVMTDACRSCVNNSRIQLTQLCPNQKEAIGWYDECMLRYSNNPIFGTAQTSPSFYMWNVENASNVEDFNQVLGNLMASLRSKAASGDWRHKFATGEANVSSFVTIYGLMQCTPDLPESSCRDCLEGATNEIPKCCDSKKGGRVVRPSCNLRFETSRFYEFTAANAPPPAATPPPSPPSADLAPPPLANTTSTQGKKSNTSRTVVLIVVPSVVISVMLITFICCFFKRRQSRESVSTEDEILSVESLQFNLGPIRNATNNFSDSNKLGQGGFGAVYKGTLSNGQDIAVKRLSKGSGQGELEFKNEVLLVAKLQHRNLVRLLGFCLEGIERLLIYEFVPNASLDHFLFDPIKRSQLHWKIRYKIIVGIARGLLYLHEDSRLRIIHRDLKASNVLLDEEMNPKIADFGMARLFSLDQTQGDTSRIVGTYGYMAPEYAMHGNFSVKSDVFSFGVLVLEIISGQKNFCFRNGENVEDLISFAWRSWRDGSASNLIDPSVSSGSRSEIMRCMHIGLLCVQENVADRPTMASVVLMLSSYSITLPLPSQPPFFMHSSMDTEAPLLQDSDSGATRSSDNALSVNDASISELHPR